From one Candidatus Nezhaarchaeota archaeon genomic stretch:
- the cas3 gene encoding CRISPR-associated helicase Cas3' gives MEARVKPSAVYERLVDTGFFGGPERRSFISYAIERMERCIERSVPLVVIAPPGVGKTALAYSVGVAVALGYPYVLRVIHVLPLRSIVDDVFKRFAKGLGRCLTRCRVEDLNIVTRQYGLLHGSPYLQSTYVATTVDTYAFSLLKLPVKECMDIERHEDFYGHYELPRASVYSALNFMDEAHLMLEYSVEEGGGGAPSRGAKLIMTLVYHLGQVGTPLVVATATLPSKVVDLVSRIFKLYDVPLEVIDYKEFVRDRGPDEFYELETKKTFRPIGKGLEELGLERLLERVDEGKCVGRLCVFINTVESAMRLFDGLSRKAVLLHSRFTPSDKVRKLEAIAQSGVIVSTQVLEAGVDISFDVVITELAPISSLIQRLGRLARGSSREGSWLIFYDEQSLMGSFVYDPDITKRTKEVLDSAMERGCSIHWHLPYVFSDARHVGYAELIDRVWDRFEVVESLDVDIYKALVRLDIDSKTVLNYVKAVGSFVRDENSAPLYVGVPGEDYTSFRKEVAERLIPMGFSEALRYVKKLIEGGHEAHLVEIQGPVREGGLKVGLKRLGSHEVASKHFEEYLRVRFISGSALAFAIPEEFYEGGVYGRGVLWP, from the coding sequence ATGGAGGCGCGCGTAAAACCCTCTGCTGTCTATGAGCGACTAGTCGATACAGGCTTCTTCGGCGGCCCAGAGCGCAGGTCCTTCATCAGCTACGCCATTGAGCGCATGGAGAGGTGCATTGAGCGCTCGGTCCCACTAGTGGTGATAGCCCCGCCAGGGGTGGGGAAGACGGCCCTCGCCTACTCAGTCGGGGTGGCTGTGGCGCTCGGCTACCCCTACGTCCTACGCGTAATCCACGTCCTCCCGCTTAGGAGCATAGTGGACGACGTGTTTAAACGCTTCGCCAAGGGCCTTGGAAGGTGCTTAACGAGGTGTAGGGTGGAGGATCTCAACATAGTCACGAGACAGTACGGGCTGCTCCACGGGTCGCCGTACCTACAGTCAACGTACGTCGCCACAACCGTGGATACCTATGCCTTCAGCCTCCTTAAGCTGCCAGTGAAGGAGTGCATGGACATAGAGAGGCACGAGGACTTCTATGGGCACTATGAGCTGCCGAGGGCCAGCGTATACTCCGCCCTTAACTTCATGGACGAGGCGCACTTAATGCTAGAGTACTCTGTTGAGGAGGGGGGTGGAGGGGCGCCTAGCAGAGGCGCAAAGCTCATCATGACCTTAGTTTACCACCTTGGGCAAGTCGGCACGCCTCTAGTCGTGGCCACTGCCACGCTGCCTTCAAAGGTAGTTGACTTAGTCTCTAGGATCTTTAAGCTTTACGACGTACCCCTAGAGGTCATAGACTACAAGGAATTTGTGAGGGACAGGGGCCCCGACGAGTTCTACGAGCTAGAGACCAAGAAGACCTTTAGGCCCATCGGTAAGGGGCTTGAGGAGCTCGGCCTTGAGCGGCTATTGGAGAGGGTCGATGAAGGTAAGTGCGTCGGCAGGCTCTGCGTATTTATTAACACGGTCGAGTCAGCAATGCGCCTCTTTGACGGGCTCAGTCGTAAGGCCGTCCTGCTACACTCAAGGTTTACACCAAGCGACAAGGTGAGGAAGCTTGAAGCCATCGCCCAGTCAGGCGTCATCGTCTCAACCCAAGTGCTCGAGGCCGGCGTCGATATCTCCTTCGACGTAGTGATTACAGAGCTCGCGCCCATTTCCAGCTTAATTCAGAGGCTGGGTAGGCTCGCTCGTGGCAGCTCTAGGGAAGGCTCTTGGCTCATTTTCTACGACGAGCAATCGTTAATGGGCAGCTTCGTTTACGATCCCGACATAACGAAGAGAACCAAGGAGGTATTAGACTCTGCAATGGAGCGCGGCTGTAGCATCCACTGGCACCTCCCGTACGTGTTTAGTGATGCCAGGCATGTGGGCTACGCAGAGCTAATAGACAGGGTCTGGGATCGCTTTGAGGTGGTTGAGAGCCTAGATGTCGACATTTATAAGGCGCTCGTCAGGCTCGACATAGACTCTAAGACGGTCCTCAACTACGTAAAGGCAGTGGGCTCCTTCGTGAGGGACGAGAACTCAGCCCCTCTGTACGTAGGCGTGCCAGGAGAGGACTACACCAGCTTTAGGAAGGAGGTGGCGGAGAGGCTAATCCCTATGGGCTTCTCAGAGGCCCTGCGCTACGTTAAGAAATTGATTGAGGGAGGCCATGAGGCCCACTTAGTCGAGATCCAAGGACCAGTAAGGGAAGGGGGGCTTAAAGTAGGCCTTAAGAGGCTCGGAAGCCATGAAGTAGCCTCCAAGCACTTTGAAGAGTACCTTAGGGTTAGGTTCATTAGTGGCTCAGCTCTAGCCTTCGCCATCCCAGAGGAGTTTTATGAGGGGGGAGTTTATGGCAGAGGGGTTCTATGGCCATGA